One region of Pseudomonas glycinae genomic DNA includes:
- the ubiX gene encoding flavin prenyltransferase UbiX, with the protein MNTRLQSNGPERITLAMTGASGAQYGLRLLDCLVREDREVHFLISKAAQLVMATETDVSLPAKPQMMQAFLTEYTGAAAGQIRVYGKEDWMSPVASGSGATAAMVVVPCSTGTLSAIATGACNNLIERAADVTLKERRQLILVPREAPYSSIHLEHMLKLSNMGVTILPASPGFYHQPQTIDDLIDFVVARILNLLGIPQDMLPRWGEHHLSSDE; encoded by the coding sequence ATGAACACTCGTTTGCAGAGCAACGGCCCCGAACGCATCACGCTGGCGATGACCGGCGCGTCCGGCGCCCAGTACGGCTTGCGCCTGTTGGATTGCCTGGTGCGCGAGGATCGTGAGGTGCATTTCCTGATCTCCAAGGCCGCGCAACTGGTAATGGCCACCGAGACCGACGTGTCGCTGCCGGCCAAGCCGCAAATGATGCAGGCGTTCCTCACCGAATACACCGGCGCGGCCGCCGGGCAGATCCGCGTGTACGGCAAGGAAGACTGGATGTCACCGGTGGCCTCGGGTTCCGGCGCCACGGCCGCCATGGTGGTGGTGCCGTGCTCGACCGGCACCTTGTCGGCCATTGCCACCGGCGCCTGCAACAACCTGATCGAACGGGCGGCGGACGTGACGTTGAAGGAACGTCGCCAGTTGATTCTGGTACCGCGCGAAGCGCCGTATTCGAGCATTCACCTGGAACACATGCTCAAGCTGTCGAACATGGGCGTGACCATCCTGCCGGCCTCGCCGGGTTTCTATCACCAGCCGCAGACCATCGATGACCTGATCGATTTCGTGGTGGCACGGATTCTCAATCTGCTGGGCATCCCCCAGGACATGCTGCCACGTTGGGGCGAGCACCACCTGAGCAGCGATGAATAA
- the mpl gene encoding UDP-N-acetylmuramate:L-alanyl-gamma-D-glutamyl-meso-diaminopimelate ligase, with protein sequence MHIHILGICGTFMGSMAVLAKELGHHVTGSDANVYPPMSTQLEAQGIQLTQGYDPAQLDPAPDLVVIGNAMSRGNPAVEYVLNKGLPYVSGPQWLADHVLQGRWVLAVAGTHGKTTTSSMLAWVLEHAGMSPGFLIGGVPQNFSVSARLGGTPFFVIEADEYDSAFFDKRSKFVHYRPRTAILNNLEFDHADIFPDLPAIERQFHHLVRTIPSEGLVIHPTTEPALQRVIEMGCWTPVQTTGAGGQWQVKLLKDDGSAFEVMFEGVSQGVVEWELTGQHNVANALATLAAARHVGVVPSMGIAGLSAFKSVKRRMEKVAEVRGITIYDDFAHHPTAIATTLDGLRKRIGDAPLIAIIEPRSNSMKLGAHRDGLPDSVVDADQVIWYAPANLGWDLAGTAALCTVPSIVSDSLEGIIERVKSQAQPGTHVVIMSNGGFGGLHGKLAEALK encoded by the coding sequence ATGCACATTCATATTCTGGGTATCTGCGGGACTTTCATGGGCTCGATGGCGGTTCTGGCCAAAGAGCTGGGCCATCACGTGACTGGCTCCGACGCCAACGTCTATCCGCCGATGAGCACCCAGCTCGAAGCCCAGGGCATTCAGTTGACCCAGGGTTACGACCCGGCGCAGCTTGATCCGGCACCGGATCTGGTGGTGATCGGCAACGCCATGTCCCGCGGCAACCCGGCGGTGGAATATGTGCTGAACAAAGGCCTGCCGTACGTGTCGGGCCCCCAATGGCTGGCCGACCATGTGCTGCAAGGTCGCTGGGTGCTGGCGGTTGCCGGTACGCACGGCAAGACCACCACCAGCAGCATGCTCGCCTGGGTACTGGAACACGCCGGCATGAGCCCGGGCTTCCTGATCGGCGGCGTGCCGCAGAATTTCTCGGTGTCGGCCCGTCTGGGCGGCACGCCGTTCTTCGTGATCGAGGCAGACGAATACGACAGCGCGTTCTTCGACAAGCGTTCGAAGTTTGTCCACTACCGTCCGCGCACCGCGATCCTCAACAACCTTGAGTTCGATCACGCCGACATCTTCCCTGATCTGCCGGCCATCGAGCGGCAGTTCCATCACTTGGTGCGGACCATTCCGAGCGAAGGCCTGGTGATCCACCCGACTACCGAACCCGCCTTGCAACGTGTGATCGAGATGGGCTGCTGGACCCCGGTGCAAACCACCGGGGCTGGCGGTCAGTGGCAGGTCAAGTTGCTGAAAGACGACGGCTCGGCGTTTGAAGTGATGTTCGAAGGCGTGTCCCAAGGCGTGGTCGAGTGGGAATTGACCGGTCAGCACAACGTTGCCAACGCCTTGGCCACACTGGCCGCCGCGCGTCACGTCGGCGTTGTGCCGTCGATGGGCATTGCCGGATTGAGCGCGTTCAAAAGCGTCAAACGCCGGATGGAAAAAGTCGCGGAAGTACGGGGAATCACCATCTACGATGACTTCGCCCACCACCCGACCGCGATTGCCACCACCCTTGATGGCCTGCGCAAACGTATCGGCGATGCGCCGCTGATCGCGATCATCGAGCCGCGCTCCAACTCGATGAAGCTCGGCGCGCACCGTGACGGTCTGCCGGACAGCGTGGTCGATGCCGATCAGGTGATCTGGTACGCCCCGGCCAACCTCGGCTGGGATCTGGCAGGCACCGCCGCGTTGTGCACCGTGCCGTCGATCGTCAGCGATTCGCTGGAAGGCATCATTGAGCGCGTGAAGAGCCAGGCTCAGCCCGGCACTCACGTGGTGATTATGAGCAACGGCGGCTTCGGCGGCCTGCACGGCAAACTCGCCGAGGCGCTGAAATGA